In the genome of Meles meles chromosome 4, mMelMel3.1 paternal haplotype, whole genome shotgun sequence, one region contains:
- the SS18L2 gene encoding SS18-like protein 2, which translates to MSVAFVPDWLKGKAEVNQETIQRLLEENDQLIRCIVEYQNKGRANECVQYQHVLHRNLIYLATIADANPTSTSKAME; encoded by the exons ATGTCGGTGGCCTTCGTACCGGACTGGCTGAAAGGCAAGGCGGAAGTCAATCAGGAGACGATCCAGCGG CTCTTGGAGGAGAATGACCAGCTCATCCGCTGTATAGTGGAGTATCAGAACAAAGGCCGGGCGAATGAGTGCGTCCA GTACCAGCATGTGTTACACAGAAATCTCATTTATTTGGCTACCATTGCAGATGCCAACCCGACCAGTACTTCAAAAGCAATGGAATAA